Proteins encoded within one genomic window of Corynebacterium aurimucosum:
- a CDS encoding O-methyltransferase, with the protein MTTTAYDAMRTYIESTSEVSEVLAGARAHAEEYGLPAPDEATGQLLSTLAAASSGTTSRPQAVAITPAASVVGLYLLAGMPENGILTCIDPEAEHQASAKRTFREAGYSPSRGRFLPSRPLDIMGRLANDTYQVIYAEVPALDMPALLKAAWPLLHQHGTLVLANALLDGTVADPSRTDRDTAAAREADEYARSLEGAAVTRLPYGAGLTLITKL; encoded by the coding sequence GTGACTACTACGGCTTATGACGCAATGCGTACCTATATCGAATCCACCAGCGAGGTCTCCGAGGTGCTCGCCGGCGCCCGCGCCCATGCGGAGGAGTACGGCCTGCCGGCCCCGGATGAAGCCACCGGCCAGCTGCTCAGCACGCTCGCGGCGGCTTCATCCGGCACCACCTCCCGCCCGCAAGCGGTAGCGATTACTCCCGCAGCATCCGTCGTGGGCCTCTACTTGCTCGCCGGCATGCCGGAGAACGGAATCCTTACCTGCATTGACCCGGAAGCCGAGCACCAGGCCAGCGCCAAGAGAACTTTCCGCGAGGCCGGCTACTCCCCTAGCCGTGGGCGCTTCTTGCCCTCGCGGCCCCTCGACATCATGGGCCGCCTAGCCAATGACACCTACCAGGTGATTTACGCCGAGGTCCCAGCGCTCGATATGCCCGCGCTGCTCAAGGCCGCTTGGCCTCTACTGCATCAGCACGGCACCTTGGTGTTGGCCAATGCGCTTCTCGACGGCACCGTCGCCGACCCCTCCCGCACCGACCGCGACACCGCCGCCGCCCGCGAAGCCGACGAATACGCTCGCTCTCTCGAGGGTGCTGCCGTCACTCGCCTGCCGTATGGGGCGGGCCTAACACTCATCACCAAGCTGTAG
- the sigE gene encoding RNA polymerase sigma factor SigE has translation MTTQQREFEHAHRSTDSSATDSHAVSAETEELTGTAAFDAGQAEMPSWSELVAEHADDVYRLAYRLSGNQHDAEDLTQETFMRVFRSLDKYQAGTFGGWLHRITTNLFLDMVRHRSKIRMEALPEDYERVPGTDMTPEQAYSVANLDPALQSALDNLAPDFRVAVVLCDVVGMSYDEIAETLGVKMGTVRSRIHRGRSQLRAALEKEAQTNADTRSLLRTR, from the coding sequence ATGACCACACAGCAGCGCGAGTTTGAGCATGCTCACCGTTCCACCGATTCCTCTGCCACTGACAGCCATGCTGTCAGCGCTGAAACTGAGGAGTTGACCGGAACCGCTGCATTCGACGCCGGCCAGGCCGAGATGCCTTCGTGGAGTGAGCTCGTGGCTGAGCACGCCGATGATGTCTATCGCTTGGCGTATCGCCTGTCTGGTAACCAGCATGATGCCGAAGACCTCACGCAGGAAACCTTCATGCGCGTCTTCCGCTCCTTGGATAAGTACCAAGCAGGAACCTTTGGGGGCTGGCTGCACCGGATTACCACCAATCTCTTTTTGGATATGGTCCGCCACCGCTCCAAGATCCGCATGGAGGCGCTGCCGGAGGATTATGAGCGTGTCCCAGGTACAGATATGACCCCGGAGCAGGCCTACTCGGTGGCCAACCTGGATCCGGCGTTGCAATCAGCCCTGGATAACCTGGCGCCGGACTTCCGTGTGGCGGTGGTTCTCTGTGATGTCGTGGGTATGAGCTACGACGAAATCGCTGAAACCCTCGGCGTGAAAATGGGTACTGTGCGTTCGCGCATCCACCGCGGCCGCTCCCAGCTGCGTGCCGCGCTGGAAAAGGAAGCCCAGACAAACGCAGACACGCGCAGCCTGCTGCGTACCCGCTAG
- a CDS encoding anti-sigma factor family protein, translated as MNAEGHSSDGHSLSLSGFFTEAQAKVRDKAKSRAQRADTIGHLGPEAVVAFVDGEMPAKYAHRVRIHLVHCPECRAEIHHQRNAAEWVRECSVESHVKAPDSLMAKLAGIAHQGIGPGPDAEAPAHQPRQDFLDKVEMVVRAIRHNQRG; from the coding sequence GTGAATGCAGAAGGACATAGCAGCGACGGGCATTCCCTGAGCCTGTCCGGGTTCTTCACCGAGGCCCAAGCCAAAGTCCGCGATAAAGCAAAGTCCCGCGCCCAGCGGGCAGATACTATCGGCCATTTGGGGCCCGAGGCGGTCGTCGCTTTTGTCGACGGCGAAATGCCGGCCAAATATGCCCACCGCGTACGCATCCACCTCGTGCACTGCCCGGAATGCCGGGCGGAGATTCACCACCAGCGCAACGCCGCCGAGTGGGTTCGTGAATGCAGTGTGGAATCCCATGTTAAGGCCCCGGATTCCCTCATGGCGAAGCTCGCGGGTATCGCCCATCAGGGCATAGGGCCCGGGCCGGATGCGGAAGCGCCCGCGCACCAGCCACGCCAGGATTTCCTGGACAAGGTGGAAATGGTGGTGCGCGCCATCCGGCATAACCAGCGGGGCTAA
- a CDS encoding Sec-independent protein translocase TatB, whose translation MFSSIGWVEILVIVLLGLVIIGPERLPGVIMDVRAAIYAARKAIANAKAELNGEMSGLGAEFDDLRVPLSQAAEWTRMGPRGVITKALFDGDDSAWDDFNPKKMAEDIKKSTSPYEHDADMNNQPAHTQQGPAQPAPQQTPGRPTFDYSEVYPDLNAGVQQPTGEKATKTTQPPRGGNAPTGEGSSSWEDVT comes from the coding sequence GTGTTTTCCTCAATTGGTTGGGTAGAGATCCTCGTCATCGTGCTGCTGGGGCTGGTGATCATTGGTCCCGAGCGCCTGCCCGGCGTGATTATGGATGTCCGTGCGGCTATCTACGCGGCGCGCAAGGCCATTGCCAACGCCAAGGCGGAGCTCAACGGCGAGATGAGCGGTCTCGGGGCGGAGTTCGACGATCTCCGGGTGCCTTTGAGTCAGGCGGCGGAGTGGACGCGGATGGGCCCGCGCGGGGTTATCACCAAGGCGCTTTTCGACGGCGACGATTCCGCCTGGGATGACTTCAACCCGAAGAAGATGGCTGAGGACATCAAGAAGAGCACCAGCCCGTATGAGCACGATGCGGATATGAACAACCAACCCGCGCACACGCAGCAGGGTCCGGCGCAGCCAGCGCCGCAGCAGACCCCTGGCCGGCCGACTTTTGATTATTCGGAGGTCTACCCGGACCTGAACGCCGGAGTACAACAGCCGACGGGGGAGAAGGCGACTAAAACGACACAGCCCCCGCGCGGTGGGAATGCGCCCACCGGCGAGGGCAGCTCCTCCTGGGAGGATGTCACCTAA
- a CDS encoding Mrp/NBP35 family ATP-binding protein, giving the protein MTSAITESSVRDALTRVDDPEIGRPITELGMVKSVTVNGSDVDIELYLTIAGCPMKGTIESNTRAAVAELDGVGDISISMTPMSDEQRKELKQKLRGGQAEPEIPFAKPESTTRVFAVASGKGGVGKSSVTVNLAAALVKKGLKVGIVDADIYGHSVPSLLGSTAGPTVLDDEMLLPPISHGIKHISIGQFVEGNAPVVWRGPMLHRALQQFLADVFWGDLDVLLLDLPPGTGDVALSVAQLIPNAELLIVTTPQAAAAEVAERAGSISQQTRQRVAGVIENMGAMVMPDGSTMDIFGSGGGSVVAERLSVLLGHEVPLLASIPLDPSLRAAGDAGIPIVISAPDSPATQAITKVTDSIAVRSDSLVGKKLGLGVTRKG; this is encoded by the coding sequence ATGACTAGCGCTATTACTGAATCTTCCGTTCGCGACGCGCTCACCCGCGTCGATGACCCAGAAATCGGCCGCCCCATCACGGAGCTCGGCATGGTGAAGTCCGTGACTGTTAACGGTTCGGACGTGGATATCGAGCTTTATCTCACCATCGCCGGCTGCCCGATGAAGGGCACCATCGAGTCCAATACCCGCGCGGCCGTCGCAGAGCTCGACGGTGTCGGCGACATCAGCATCTCCATGACGCCGATGAGCGACGAGCAGCGTAAAGAACTCAAGCAGAAGCTGCGCGGCGGCCAAGCCGAGCCGGAGATCCCCTTTGCCAAGCCGGAGTCCACTACCCGAGTCTTTGCGGTGGCCTCCGGCAAGGGTGGCGTGGGCAAGTCTTCCGTCACGGTGAACCTTGCCGCGGCCTTGGTCAAGAAGGGCCTCAAGGTAGGAATCGTGGACGCCGATATTTACGGCCACTCCGTCCCCAGCCTGCTGGGTTCCACGGCGGGCCCCACAGTGCTTGACGACGAAATGCTGCTTCCCCCCATCTCCCACGGCATCAAGCACATTTCCATTGGCCAGTTCGTGGAGGGCAATGCGCCCGTGGTCTGGCGCGGGCCGATGCTCCACCGCGCACTTCAGCAGTTCCTCGCAGATGTCTTCTGGGGTGACTTGGACGTGCTCCTGCTGGACCTGCCACCGGGTACTGGTGACGTTGCCCTGTCCGTAGCCCAGCTCATCCCTAATGCGGAGCTCCTCATCGTGACCACGCCGCAGGCGGCCGCCGCCGAGGTGGCCGAGCGTGCCGGTTCCATCTCCCAGCAAACGCGCCAGCGCGTGGCCGGCGTGATTGAGAACATGGGTGCCATGGTCATGCCGGATGGTTCCACCATGGACATCTTCGGCTCCGGCGGCGGCAGCGTGGTGGCCGAGCGCCTCAGCGTGCTGCTGGGCCACGAGGTTCCCCTGCTGGCCAGCATTCCGCTCGATCCGAGCCTGCGCGCGGCTGGCGATGCCGGAATCCCCATCGTCATTTCCGCGCCCGACTCCCCCGCTACCCAAGCCATCACCAAGGTGACGGATTCCATTGCGGTGCGCTCCGATTCCCTCGTGGGCAAGAAGCTCGGCTTGGGTGTAACCCGCAAAGGCTAA
- a CDS encoding adhesin domain containing protein — protein MNASRNGAAQRRSSRKGVAALSAITLALSGLSITSFNTVMPEATAATLSGGIRDKSGAVETDAQKPSDLPAGSCVVSEANTDNHSQAGFSWNTREPGSDGDKTLWGLSVSFDNSKDRTFADWYFSNAGNHGALLDTGEVPSMEAGQTFLDESVTHKADESIEITASRTQRNLNLYAELTDDKVKQFASATADNPVRYA, from the coding sequence ATGAATGCATCAAGGAACGGCGCCGCTCAGCGACGCTCTTCCCGTAAAGGAGTGGCAGCTCTTTCTGCTATTACACTCGCGCTCAGTGGGTTGAGCATCACCTCTTTTAACACGGTGATGCCCGAGGCCACCGCTGCGACGCTGAGCGGCGGCATCCGCGACAAGTCCGGCGCGGTGGAGACCGACGCCCAGAAGCCGTCCGACCTGCCGGCCGGTTCGTGTGTTGTTTCAGAGGCCAACACCGATAATCACAGCCAGGCTGGTTTCAGCTGGAACACCCGGGAGCCGGGTTCGGACGGTGACAAGACCTTGTGGGGCCTGAGCGTATCCTTTGATAACTCGAAGGACCGCACATTCGCCGATTGGTACTTTTCCAATGCGGGGAACCATGGCGCACTCTTGGATACCGGCGAGGTGCCTTCCATGGAGGCCGGCCAGACCTTCCTTGACGAGAGCGTCACTCACAAGGCCGACGAAAGCATTGAGATTACTGCTTCTCGCACACAACGAAACCTGAATCTCTACGCAGAGCTGACCGATGACAAAGTCAAGCAGTTCGCTTCGGCCACTGCCGACAATCCCGTGCGCTACGCCTGA
- a CDS encoding G5 domain-containing protein yields the protein MSWENWEKHVIVPGDETKVGTINVPPVEDEGEDDSMSRMVVEAYDGNGKFIGTTDPAASGGTQNLRIDETTGDIYFTWPEYRGTDLATDKNVNFSVLAKPRTVEELQAAVEHNSYGAGKAFDSSNSLDRYSKANVIDSKAFSLDDTEYHAPKYDKTDLSIISGVDSATGPIATEPQKVTFTQTPDLIKELAKEKGENGYEAKVTLDEKYVYEGWTVEMDEDYNVTVTAPENPRPGTFARPKITVEYSNGSTDELELLVVVDPNNTQVTDLVRPGLSKGKLNEDITAQVGTKSIMKGHKPVHPAKFEIDESTVPDGWTVTVDDTGKVTAKADDSVAPGTIITPKVKATYPDQTTDEIETQFQAIVDIKIPNYDTVTNKPTAKVSLKPEIPERGLSGNTTDEAPKRYTFTDGKTEYTHTDDSGTWTVKIDENTGEITTTIPRTAPEGYILNVPVLAHYDNADKPQEVKGTVVVLKSDIAPTYDVKVTGPNQAVNHQVQDAPKGSKFSFGKDENGEPITEQEVDDWKYKVNPTTGEVTSTPPADAKPGDQNTVNVTVEAPDGASPKVPVTTVVKLTNNWEAEPSYPVETVYPGDTATLPVALDKPEHVNVAKENPYKLGDVPTGWKVSIDDNGQVTATAPADAKPGDQVKIPVSVTYEDGSTDTAYAVVNVVDVPTREVPFKVEYKYDDTVPAGTYTVETEGVPGSEKQNKDGSWERTKAPVNEVVVVGTKPAESAKDVTWTVPIPFPTEVRENPELKPGETRVVQEGENGEKTYTAKFTAKGDKAEVDEEKTTKEPVKRIIEYGPGLAPSELVTKTEKPVPFVTEVVFDDTLEEGQQVVDQSGELGTDVVTSTQKLVDGKPSGDPTVTTERTKEPVKQIIRVGTKTTGENTETYKAEAPYKVVVKYDPNMPAGESKVTTPGVPGEKTVTIKRDIVNSKPGDPQITEEITKQPVDEVITVGTKPSEASEKVTWTAQVPFDVETRPNSELKPGEIKVVQKGVPGEKTYSADFTAKGDQATVTPEEKQTKDPVNEIIEYGPAAEDTSVVTKVEKPVPFETEIDFDDTLEEGKQVVDQQGELGTEVVTSTQKIKDGKPDGDPTVTTEQTKAPKNAKIRVGTKTTGEIKKSVESEVPFGVKVEFDPNLPAGTSEVVTEGKPGRKTITVTQKVTNSQPDGEATVEEKVTEEPVDQVIKVGTKPSEASEKVTWTAEVPFAVETRPNPDLKPGEIKVVQKGVPGEKTYTADFTAKGAQATVTPEERQTKDPVKEIIEYGPAAEDTTVVTKVEKPVPFETEIIFDDSLEKGQQKVDQQGETGTEVVTSTQKIVDGKPSGDPTVTTERTKEPTKQIIRVGTKTEGSDTSEYEVDVPFETEFIFDDTMEAGTQETVQEGKLGKDKVITTKSIENSKVTDSETNIERVTDPVKKIVKVGTKGKPASTVVEWTEHTPFEVEVRVNPALQPGESKVVQQGKQGEIKHTVTVNAEDGEATKDESTEKISDPTTHIIEVGPATHHETELTDKHKENTPYDTIIEYDPNMEVGKVVEEQAGEFGEKEVTKTWKLKDGVPEGDPETSEEVIKDPQPRKLRVGTKCKCEVPSEEPSEEPSEEPSEEPSEEPSEEPSEEPSEEPSEEPSEEPSEEPSEEPSEEPSEEPSEEPSEEPSEEPSEEPSEEPSEEPDKPGTSSIPNLSSLWPLIPLVIIPPALAHFFKTPHLPELPTKPAKPVEPLKPEEAKTPEAPIEEAQPTSEQTPSAQPSQASQPGTTSSTPASSKSTSSGKLANTGANVLGLIGVALALIAGAALILRPSRRKDS from the coding sequence GTGTCGTGGGAGAACTGGGAGAAGCACGTCATCGTGCCCGGTGACGAAACCAAGGTCGGCACGATCAACGTTCCTCCCGTGGAGGACGAAGGCGAGGACGATTCTATGTCCCGCATGGTCGTAGAGGCCTACGACGGCAACGGCAAGTTCATCGGCACCACAGACCCGGCAGCGTCGGGCGGTACGCAGAACCTGCGTATCGACGAAACGACCGGCGACATCTACTTCACCTGGCCGGAGTACCGCGGTACTGACTTGGCGACCGACAAGAACGTCAACTTCTCCGTTCTGGCGAAGCCGCGTACCGTTGAGGAACTGCAGGCTGCTGTTGAGCACAACAGCTACGGCGCAGGTAAGGCCTTCGACAGTTCCAACTCGCTGGACCGCTACAGCAAGGCGAACGTCATCGACTCTAAGGCGTTCTCGCTGGATGACACCGAGTACCACGCCCCGAAGTACGACAAGACGGACTTGTCGATCATCTCCGGTGTCGATAGTGCTACCGGCCCGATCGCGACCGAGCCGCAGAAGGTCACCTTCACCCAGACCCCTGACCTGATCAAGGAATTGGCGAAGGAGAAGGGGGAGAACGGCTACGAGGCCAAGGTCACCCTGGACGAGAAGTACGTCTACGAGGGCTGGACCGTCGAGATGGACGAGGACTACAACGTCACCGTCACCGCTCCGGAGAACCCACGTCCGGGCACCTTCGCACGCCCGAAGATCACCGTCGAGTACTCCAACGGCTCCACCGATGAGCTCGAGTTGCTCGTCGTGGTCGACCCGAACAACACCCAGGTCACCGACCTGGTGCGCCCTGGTCTGTCCAAGGGCAAGCTGAATGAGGACATCACCGCTCAGGTGGGAACCAAGTCCATCATGAAGGGCCACAAGCCGGTCCACCCGGCCAAGTTCGAAATCGACGAGTCCACTGTCCCGGATGGCTGGACCGTCACCGTCGATGACACCGGCAAGGTCACCGCGAAGGCGGACGACTCTGTTGCACCGGGGACCATCATCACCCCGAAGGTGAAGGCGACCTACCCGGACCAGACCACGGACGAGATCGAGACCCAGTTCCAGGCGATCGTCGACATCAAGATCCCGAACTACGACACGGTCACCAATAAGCCGACTGCCAAGGTCTCCCTCAAGCCTGAGATTCCGGAGCGCGGCCTGAGCGGCAACACGACCGACGAGGCACCGAAGCGCTACACCTTCACGGACGGCAAGACGGAATATACCCACACGGATGACAGTGGCACGTGGACCGTCAAGATTGACGAGAACACTGGTGAAATCACCACGACCATTCCACGGACCGCGCCCGAGGGCTACATCCTGAACGTTCCGGTTCTTGCCCACTACGACAACGCTGACAAGCCGCAAGAGGTCAAGGGCACCGTCGTTGTTCTGAAGAGCGACATTGCGCCGACTTACGACGTCAAGGTCACCGGCCCAAACCAGGCCGTTAACCACCAGGTTCAGGACGCTCCGAAGGGCTCGAAGTTCTCCTTCGGTAAGGACGAGAACGGCGAGCCTATCACCGAGCAGGAGGTCGACGACTGGAAGTACAAGGTCAATCCGACAACCGGCGAAGTCACCTCCACGCCGCCGGCAGATGCGAAGCCGGGTGACCAGAACACCGTCAATGTGACGGTTGAGGCTCCGGACGGTGCTTCCCCGAAGGTGCCTGTTACCACCGTGGTAAAGCTGACCAACAACTGGGAAGCTGAGCCGTCCTACCCGGTAGAAACGGTGTACCCGGGCGATACCGCTACGCTGCCGGTCGCTCTCGACAAGCCGGAGCACGTCAACGTCGCGAAGGAAAACCCATACAAGTTGGGTGATGTTCCTACCGGCTGGAAGGTCAGCATTGACGACAATGGCCAGGTCACCGCAACCGCACCCGCGGATGCGAAGCCAGGTGACCAGGTCAAGATTCCGGTTTCTGTGACCTACGAGGACGGCTCTACCGATACCGCTTACGCTGTCGTAAACGTTGTCGACGTTCCAACCCGTGAGGTTCCGTTCAAGGTCGAGTACAAGTACGACGACACCGTCCCGGCGGGTACCTACACGGTTGAAACCGAGGGCGTGCCTGGCTCGGAGAAGCAGAACAAGGACGGTAGCTGGGAGCGCACCAAGGCTCCCGTCAACGAAGTTGTCGTTGTCGGCACCAAGCCTGCCGAGAGCGCTAAGGACGTGACCTGGACGGTCCCGATTCCTTTCCCGACTGAGGTTCGCGAGAACCCAGAACTGAAGCCTGGTGAGACCCGTGTTGTTCAGGAAGGCGAGAACGGTGAGAAGACTTACACTGCTAAGTTCACCGCTAAGGGCGACAAGGCTGAGGTAGATGAGGAGAAGACCACCAAGGAACCGGTCAAGCGCATCATCGAATACGGTCCGGGACTCGCTCCGAGCGAGCTGGTAACCAAGACCGAGAAACCGGTCCCGTTCGTAACCGAGGTGGTCTTCGATGACACCTTGGAAGAGGGGCAACAGGTTGTTGACCAGTCGGGTGAGCTTGGCACTGATGTTGTCACATCGACGCAGAAGCTTGTCGACGGCAAACCCTCCGGCGACCCGACCGTGACTACTGAACGCACCAAGGAACCGGTCAAGCAGATTATCCGCGTCGGAACCAAGACCACCGGTGAGAACACTGAGACTTACAAGGCCGAGGCTCCGTACAAGGTCGTTGTTAAGTACGACCCGAACATGCCTGCTGGTGAGTCCAAGGTGACCACGCCGGGTGTCCCGGGTGAGAAGACGGTGACGATCAAGCGCGACATCGTCAACTCCAAGCCGGGTGATCCGCAGATCACCGAGGAGATTACCAAGCAGCCTGTTGATGAGGTCATTACCGTCGGAACGAAGCCGTCTGAGGCGTCCGAGAAGGTCACCTGGACTGCTCAGGTTCCGTTCGACGTTGAGACCCGTCCGAACTCGGAGTTGAAGCCGGGTGAGATCAAGGTTGTCCAGAAGGGCGTGCCCGGCGAGAAGACCTACAGCGCGGACTTTACTGCCAAGGGTGACCAGGCAACTGTGACCCCTGAAGAGAAGCAGACCAAGGATCCGGTCAACGAGATCATCGAGTACGGTCCGGCGGCTGAGGACACCTCTGTGGTGACCAAGGTTGAGAAGCCTGTTCCATTCGAGACTGAGATCGACTTCGACGACACCCTAGAGGAGGGAAAGCAGGTCGTCGATCAGCAGGGTGAGCTTGGTACCGAAGTTGTAACTTCGACTCAGAAGATCAAGGACGGCAAGCCGGACGGCGATCCGACCGTGACCACTGAGCAGACGAAGGCGCCGAAGAACGCCAAGATTCGCGTGGGTACCAAGACCACCGGTGAAATCAAGAAGTCGGTTGAGTCTGAGGTTCCATTCGGCGTAAAGGTCGAGTTTGACCCGAACCTGCCTGCTGGCACCTCCGAGGTTGTCACTGAGGGTAAGCCGGGTAGGAAGACCATCACTGTGACTCAGAAGGTCACCAACTCCCAGCCGGATGGCGAAGCCACGGTCGAGGAGAAGGTCACCGAGGAGCCGGTGGACCAGGTGATTAAGGTCGGCACCAAGCCGTCAGAGGCGTCCGAGAAGGTCACGTGGACTGCCGAGGTTCCGTTTGCGGTTGAGACTCGCCCGAACCCGGATTTGAAGCCGGGTGAGATCAAGGTTGTCCAGAAGGGCGTGCCCGGCGAGAAGACCTACACCGCTGACTTTACTGCTAAGGGCGCCCAAGCAACGGTTACCCCGGAGGAGAGGCAGACCAAGGATCCAGTCAAGGAGATCATCGAGTATGGTCCGGCGGCCGAGGACACCACTGTGGTGACCAAGGTGGAGAAGCCTGTTCCGTTCGAAACCGAGATCATCTTCGACGACTCCCTTGAAAAAGGTCAGCAGAAGGTTGATCAGCAGGGCGAGACTGGTACTGAGGTCGTAACCTCTACCCAGAAGATCGTCGACGGCAAGCCTTCGGGTGACCCGACGGTGACGACTGAGCGCACTAAGGAGCCGACCAAGCAGATCATTCGCGTGGGCACCAAGACTGAGGGCTCTGACACCTCCGAGTACGAGGTTGATGTGCCGTTCGAGACCGAGTTCATCTTCGATGACACGATGGAAGCCGGTACCCAGGAAACTGTCCAAGAGGGCAAGCTGGGTAAGGACAAGGTCATCACGACCAAGTCCATTGAGAATTCGAAGGTCACGGATTCGGAGACCAACATTGAGCGGGTCACCGATCCAGTTAAGAAGATCGTAAAGGTCGGCACGAAGGGCAAGCCTGCCTCCACGGTCGTCGAATGGACCGAGCACACCCCGTTTGAGGTTGAGGTGCGCGTTAACCCTGCGCTGCAGCCAGGTGAGAGCAAGGTCGTCCAGCAGGGCAAGCAGGGCGAAATTAAGCACACCGTCACTGTCAATGCTGAGGATGGTGAAGCGACCAAGGACGAATCCACTGAGAAGATCAGCGATCCGACCACGCACATCATCGAGGTTGGTCCTGCGACGCACCACGAGACTGAGCTGACGGATAAGCACAAGGAGAACACTCCTTACGACACCATCATTGAGTACGACCCGAACATGGAGGTTGGCAAGGTCGTCGAAGAACAGGCTGGTGAATTCGGTGAGAAGGAAGTAACCAAGACCTGGAAGCTCAAGGACGGCGTGCCGGAAGGTGATCCGGAGACTTCCGAGGAAGTTATCAAGGACCCGCAACCGCGCAAGCTGCGCGTGGGTACCAAGTGCAAGTGTGAGGTGCCGTCCGAGGAACCGTCTGAGGAACCATCCGAGGAACCATCGGAGGAACCGTCCGAAGAGCCGTCTGAAGAACCGTCCGAGGAACCATCGGAGGAACCGTCCGAGGAACCATCGGAGGAACCATCGGAGGAACCGTCCGAAGAGCCGTCTGAAGAACCGTCCGAGGAACCGTCCGAAGAACCGTCCGAAGAACCGTCCGAAGAACCGTCCGAAGAACCGTCCGAGGAACCGTCCGAGGAACCGGATAAGCCCGGCACCTCGAGCATCCCGAACCTCAGTAGCCTGTGGCCGCTTATCCCGCTGGTGATTATCCCGCCGGCATTGGCCCACTTCTTTAAAACTCCGCACCTTCCGGAGCTGCCGACGAAGCCGGCCAAGCCAGTGGAGCCGCTGAAGCCTGAGGAGGCGAAGACGCCAGAGGCACCGATCGAGGAAGCTCAGCCGACGTCCGAGCAGACCCCGAGCGCTCAGCCGAGCCAGGCTAGCCAGCCTGGAACGACATCGAGCACTCCGGCCTCTTCCAAGAGCACCTCGTCTGGCAAGCTTGCCAACACCGGTGCTAACGTCCTGGGCCTCATTGGTGTGGCACTGGCACTCATCGCTGGTGCAGCTCTGATTCTGCGTCCTAGCCGCCGCAAGGATTCCTAA